Proteins from one Calditerrivibrio sp. genomic window:
- a CDS encoding phosphoglycerate kinase: MIRNIESLAVEGKKVFLRVDFNVPIKNGTIKDDTRIIEALPTINYLRNKGAKVILASHLGRPKGEFNSEFSLKPVAEYINSKLFPVRFVEDCIGEKVITEVEQMKNKDVILLENLRFYKGEEKNLPEFSSELKKFTEVYVNDAFGTCHRKHASVYGLPELVDQKAAGFLVNKEVTYFEKLLKKPDKPFTAILGGAKVSDKIGVIKALINIADKIIIGGAMAYTFLKFLGKNIGKSLVENEFLGVVEETLKLSEEKGVPIILPVDHICSEEFDGNPVYVDTQDIPDNLMGLDIGKNTLKLFVNEILNSKTILWNGPMGVFENENFCKGTFEIAKALSEADGTTVVGGGDSVSAIKKAGYAEKISHISTGGGASLEYIEFGSLPGIDILRK, encoded by the coding sequence GTGATAAGAAACATTGAATCCTTAGCGGTAGAAGGGAAAAAAGTTTTTCTTAGGGTAGATTTTAATGTACCCATAAAAAATGGAACAATAAAAGATGATACCAGAATTATAGAAGCATTACCAACAATCAACTATTTAAGGAATAAGGGAGCAAAAGTCATTTTAGCATCACATTTAGGCAGACCTAAAGGGGAATTCAATAGCGAATTCTCTTTAAAGCCTGTGGCTGAGTATATCAACAGCAAGCTATTTCCAGTCAGGTTTGTAGAGGATTGTATCGGAGAAAAGGTTATAACAGAAGTGGAACAAATGAAAAACAAAGACGTTATCTTGCTGGAAAACCTCAGATTTTATAAAGGTGAAGAGAAAAACCTTCCTGAGTTTTCTTCTGAATTAAAAAAATTTACCGAAGTATATGTAAACGATGCCTTCGGTACCTGTCATAGAAAACATGCTTCTGTATATGGTTTGCCTGAGTTAGTCGATCAAAAAGCTGCTGGTTTCCTTGTAAACAAGGAGGTTACTTATTTCGAAAAGCTCCTTAAAAAGCCAGACAAACCTTTTACAGCTATTTTAGGTGGTGCAAAAGTTAGCGACAAAATAGGTGTTATAAAGGCCCTTATCAATATAGCAGACAAAATAATCATCGGCGGAGCAATGGCCTATACTTTTCTAAAATTTTTGGGTAAAAACATCGGTAAGTCTCTTGTAGAAAACGAATTCTTAGGCGTTGTAGAAGAAACACTAAAACTGTCCGAAGAAAAAGGCGTTCCCATAATACTTCCCGTTGACCACATATGTTCAGAAGAATTTGATGGCAATCCAGTATATGTGGATACCCAGGATATTCCAGATAACTTGATGGGCCTTGACATAGGGAAAAATACCTTAAAACTCTTTGTAAATGAGATTCTAAACTCGAAAACCATCCTTTGGAATGGACCTATGGGTGTTTTTGAAAATGAAAACTTTTGCAAGGGCACCTTTGAAATAGCCAAAGCTCTCAGTGAAGCAGATGGGACAACTGTTGTTGGCGGTGGTGACTCTGTTAGTGCCATAAAAAAAGCTGGTTATGCTGAAAAGATATCCCACATCTCAACAGGTGGGGGAGCCTCCCTGGAATATATCGAATTTGGTAGTCTGCCAGGGATAGATATTTTAAGAAAGTAA
- the atpH gene encoding ATP synthase F1 subunit delta, giving the protein MVVSKRYAIAIYNSLKSLEDKKNVMDELRKLKNLIDTNPDLEKVIKSPIIKKADKLSAINAVAEVLKLSSEIKSFLILLINKNRLNIFPSVYESFVQFYNDEIGVVEASVVIAEELKEDTLKKIEFKLAEITKKKVLLKVIKDKSIIAGFTAKIKSNLYDASIKGQLDRLTDKLMEI; this is encoded by the coding sequence ATGGTCGTTTCAAAAAGGTATGCTATAGCAATTTACAATTCCCTCAAATCTCTCGAGGACAAAAAAAATGTTATGGATGAGTTGCGCAAATTAAAAAATCTCATTGATACAAACCCAGATCTTGAAAAAGTGATAAAAAGTCCGATAATTAAAAAAGCCGATAAGCTATCAGCTATAAATGCTGTGGCAGAAGTACTAAAGCTATCCAGTGAGATTAAGTCCTTTTTAATACTACTTATTAACAAAAATAGACTAAACATCTTCCCTAGTGTTTACGAAAGCTTTGTTCAGTTTTACAATGATGAAATAGGTGTTGTTGAAGCATCTGTAGTAATAGCAGAGGAATTAAAAGAGGATACACTTAAAAAGATAGAATTTAAACTAGCTGAAATAACCAAGAAAAAGGTTTTATTAAAAGTTATTAAAGATAAGTCTATAATTGCAGGTTTTACTGCAAAAATTAAAAGCAACCTCTATGATGCAAGTATTAAAGGGCAATTGGATAGACTAACAGATAAATTGATGGAAATATAA
- a CDS encoding ATP synthase F0 subunit B codes for MKKIILFTIISTFPMLSYASGVSSGNLVMGFVWRSIVFLVFAFILYKLLKEPILNALDKRTDDIKTAINEAIKAKEDAQRELAEYKSKLSAMNKELEDMKERAIKAVEAEKNRILNEADQTVKKLKDFAESLIESDVIRAKAELKRYSFELAKNTALQKIESSLDTNKHETIINNYINKIGDLH; via the coding sequence GTGAAAAAGATTATACTGTTTACAATTATATCAACATTTCCAATGCTCAGTTATGCCTCTGGCGTTAGTAGTGGTAATCTGGTGATGGGCTTTGTTTGGAGATCCATAGTGTTTCTTGTGTTTGCATTTATACTCTACAAGCTGTTGAAAGAACCTATATTAAATGCCCTTGACAAACGTACTGACGATATAAAAACTGCTATAAACGAGGCCATCAAGGCAAAAGAAGATGCACAGAGGGAGCTTGCAGAATATAAATCTAAACTCTCAGCCATGAATAAAGAGCTTGAAGATATGAAAGAGAGGGCTATTAAAGCTGTCGAAGCAGAAAAAAATAGAATATTAAATGAAGCTGATCAAACTGTTAAAAAGCTAAAAGATTTCGCCGAGTCTCTCATCGAGTCAGATGTTATTAGGGCTAAAGCAGAGTTAAAAAGGTATTCCTTTGAACTGGCAAAGAACACTGCATTACAAAAAATAGAATCCTCCCTTGATACCAATAAACATGAAACAATCATAAACAATTACATTAACAAGATAGGAGACTTACATTGA
- the gap gene encoding type I glyceraldehyde-3-phosphate dehydrogenase: MSLKVAINGFGRIGRCAFRAAFAQKLDIDFVAINDLTDAKTLAHLLKYDSVHGIADLEISYKDDNLIVNGKHIKVYSIKDPAQLPWKDLNVDVVLESSGIFTKREQASKHLEAGAKKVVISAPAEDPDITVALGVNFESYDKNKHHIISNASCTTNCLAPVAKIIHKKFGIINGLMTTIHSYTNDQRILDLPHKDLRRARAAALSMIPTSTGAAKAVGLVLPELKGKLDGLAIRVPTPNVSLVDLTCNVSKATTKEEVNAAIKEAAEGELKGILQYVDQELVSCDFNGNPHSSIFDAPLTKVIEGTCVKVFSWYDNEWGYSNRVIELITKLL; encoded by the coding sequence ATGAGCCTAAAAGTAGCAATTAACGGTTTTGGCCGTATAGGTAGATGCGCCTTCAGAGCTGCATTTGCTCAAAAACTTGATATTGATTTTGTAGCAATTAACGATTTAACAGATGCTAAAACATTGGCACATCTTTTAAAGTACGACTCAGTTCATGGCATAGCTGACCTGGAAATAAGCTACAAAGATGACAACCTTATAGTCAATGGCAAGCATATAAAAGTATATTCCATAAAAGATCCTGCTCAGCTACCATGGAAGGATCTTAACGTAGACGTTGTTTTAGAGTCATCTGGTATATTTACAAAAAGGGAACAGGCATCAAAACATCTTGAGGCAGGTGCCAAAAAAGTTGTTATCTCTGCACCTGCAGAGGACCCTGATATAACAGTCGCTTTGGGCGTTAATTTTGAATCCTACGATAAAAACAAACATCATATTATATCCAATGCCTCATGTACTACAAATTGTTTAGCTCCTGTAGCAAAAATTATCCATAAAAAATTTGGCATAATAAATGGTCTCATGACTACTATCCATTCCTACACCAATGATCAAAGGATTTTGGATCTTCCACACAAAGATCTTAGACGAGCCAGAGCTGCTGCTCTATCTATGATCCCCACCTCAACGGGAGCAGCAAAAGCTGTGGGTCTCGTTTTACCGGAACTAAAAGGTAAACTCGATGGACTAGCAATAAGAGTCCCCACACCAAACGTCTCCCTTGTTGATCTAACATGTAACGTTTCAAAAGCCACTACAAAAGAGGAGGTAAATGCCGCCATCAAAGAAGCCGCAGAGGGTGAATTAAAGGGGATTCTTCAGTATGTTGATCAGGAACTCGTTTCCTGTGATTTCAATGGCAACCCTCATTCTTCAATTTTTGATGCCCCTCTTACCAAGGTTATTGAAGGTACATGTGTAAAGGTGTTTAGCTGGTACGATAATGAATGGGGATACTCAAATAGGGTGATCGAACTTATAACAAAGCTACTTTAA
- a CDS encoding ATP synthase F0 subunit B, with translation MISIDHTLLLQMFQFLVILFLGKKLIFDPVSSNVHSRNSKIQSLLKDAEALRNEVASLKKEYEEKLNAVKAEVADYQKKIREEAIAIASEKVNKAKAEIDKRISDARVEIGLQLERSKATLASESNEIADLIINKILGNAS, from the coding sequence ATGATTAGTATTGACCATACCTTGCTGTTACAGATGTTTCAGTTCTTAGTTATTTTGTTTTTAGGAAAAAAATTGATATTTGATCCTGTCTCTTCAAACGTGCATAGTAGAAACAGCAAAATACAATCCCTTTTAAAAGATGCAGAGGCTCTCAGAAATGAGGTAGCAAGCTTAAAAAAAGAATACGAAGAGAAGCTCAATGCAGTAAAAGCCGAAGTGGCTGACTATCAAAAAAAGATAAGAGAAGAAGCTATTGCAATAGCCTCTGAAAAGGTAAATAAAGCAAAAGCTGAAATAGACAAGAGGATTTCTGATGCGAGAGTTGAAATAGGGCTACAGTTGGAAAGATCAAAAGCCACTCTGGCTTCAGAGTCCAATGAAATAGCTGATTTGATAATCAATAAGATCTTAGGCAACGCGTCATAA